DNA sequence from the Rattus rattus isolate New Zealand chromosome 2, Rrattus_CSIRO_v1, whole genome shotgun sequence genome:
TCTCTCCTTGCTAGAATCTAATCTGAGGGCCAGAATCATGGTCAGTGCCTTTCACTGATGTATGCTAAGAATTTAAATGATGCCTGGCACAAGGTATTCAAGAATAATCTACTGGGTGGATAGATGAACAAACACTGTAGCTTCAGGAGGAGAACAGTGTTTTAACAGTGGAGGGAGACGAGAGTACAGGGTCAGCAAGATAACTCAACAGACTTGCCACACACGCCTGATGACCTGGAtttatccccagaacccacagaaaggtgggaggagagaacggATTTCTCAAAGTTGTCCACAGACTTCAACAGATgaacacacagtcagacacaccgacacagacagacagacagacacacacacacacacttactttaaaGAAATAGAGATACAAAGGAGGAAGTAAACTAAGACCCCACTATCTTTGAGAACTTATCCTCACCTCCAGCTCCAAGCGTGGTCATttattcctctccctctccctctctctctcacattcccctcttcctcctgctttggtttcttttggaagcagggtcttactacatagcccaaGCTCACagtcctctttcctctgcctctcaagagcaGGCATTGCAGGCATGCACCAAGACGTCGGGGCTCTGTCTTCTAACATGCATTCCATCTACCATTCCCTGGGACCCTCTctttgcctcctccctccccttttcctccctcactGTTCTGGAAGTTCATCTTCCTCCACCCAGCCATTAAATCCTGGAGGACTACAAAGGTAGGCCTAGcatatttttcctttcactttgGGCTGCCCCTACTCTGGTGCCAACCTCCTCCATACTTTTGATCAGCTATCTCTACAACCTAACAATGCCCAAACTTCTATCTCAAGCGGACATCTCTGCTCCCTGCTATGGACAAGACCCATGAACCCAGCTGCCAACTTGATTGTCCTATTCTTTTTCCTAGGGCACTTTGAATCTGGCATATTTAAATCTGAACCCAAACTAACCTCTTGCCAGTGTCTGCTGCGTTTAGGGAAAGGCACCACTGTCCAGTTGGCATTCAGCCATCCAGTCCAATGCCAAGTGCTCCTTAACAATTCAAGTCACCCTTAATGCCTGTGCTTCTCACCCTATTGTCAATCAGTCACCAAAGCCTGCTGCCTTAAACTCCTTTCAGCCTGCTGTTGTCTAAGACACTCTCGTTACTGGCTACCTTGAAAAGCAAGCTCCTTCTGCATGCCCTATATCTTCTTCCACCCACTCAACATCTTTCTTCATGGTACAGCCAAAGCAAGCTTTACTGTATTCAAATCTGTTCAAGAACGCTCCTGAAACATGCATGGTCCAATGTTCCCTCAAAAGCCCACGTGTAAAAGCCTTGTTTCCCAGCCCGCTGGGTTTCTGGAAGCTCCAGAATCTTGAAGAGATAGAAACAGCAGGAGGTTTGTCCCGGATGGGAATTGCACAACTTCAGCTTCTCCTTTTGGTCCCAGGCCAGGAGTGTCTGTGCTGTGCCACAGGCTCCTGTATGACGTGATACTGCCACAAAGCCAACCAagcatgaaccaaaataaacggCTTCTCTTTGGAAGTTGATCACCTCAGGTGTTTTATATAGTAATGGAAGCTGACCAATGAAAATGGTTCCCTGCAGCTCTTAATCTTGAAAACCACACTGCTATCCTAAGCCTTCTCCTAGTGCTTCCCAGGTACCACAGTGTCCCCTGCCCCGGAGCCTCACACACCATCCATACAGCTGAGACTGGCCTTTCCGTGGTCTGTCTCCCTCCACCGAGCTTTAACAGTCACTGCTCGTCATATTTCTCAGTCATGTGACACTTTCAAGCAAGactgtgctttctttccttcctctgttcacagggctggggtggggtcaAGGAAACaggtctttctctgtagccctagctagcCAGGTACTTGATATATCGCTCAccatgcttgcagccaacctgTTCCAGCTTCCCACggtctgggattataggtgtcaCTAGGCCAGGCTTCACAGGaagccttctctggcctcctagACTAAATGAAGGTCTTCTGCTGTATCTTGCTGCTTCCTTTCCACGGAGACCTTAACTTATTATGACATTTATTTGATTGGGTCCTGATTATTCTACTGTAAGTTCCCATAAACTCCATGAAAACCAGGCTGTGGCCATTGTTTCCCAATACAGGGCCTGACACAACAGGTTTCAAAGGtaattgttaaataaataaatagagaaagaaagaaagaaagaaagaaagaaagaaagaaagaaagaaagaaagaaagaaagaaagaaaggcggGTGCtgtgaaattaaataatatatttttaaaaaactctatatttttataaaattgaagcTATGTTAATTATGCTTACGGCTTCCTTCTCTGGATATGTATGGCTCCTGTACTGAACCCAGCACCAGGCTGATGCCTGGTATTTCCAGCCACCCAAACACCTGCCTCCCACACCCAGCAAAGCTCTTCCATGGGATCAGGGCTAGGGGAAGAAAGTCGCCCTCCGTGTCTAGCTCAGCACTAGTCCTGTGCTAGATGTTCACTGAAACATGCTCACTGGAGTACCAGGCAGGACACAAGACAAGGCTGGCACAAAGGTAGGTGGGATGAACTCTGAAAGGCAAGGAGATGCCACGTAACGAGAAAATCCAGGAGAATGAACCACAGAAAACACAGGGCGGGGCACAGAGCTCCAGGACCAAGGGGGTGGTCCCTGAGGGAAGAGGACACATACCAACGGGTTTGGCCACAGGCACATTCCCTAGGTAATAGACTTGAAACTTCTGCACCAGCTCATTCTTTGGTGCTGGGAATTCCActgtgagaagaaaaagaaaaagagggtcaCTGTTCTAGCTCCTGACACTAAAGCATGAACTATGCATTTTCCTAGTCCAACCCTCACGCCCACTTCTCCCCTGCCTCCCGCTACAAGCTTGTCCACTTATGTACTGTCAAGCACCCATCTCCATGTGCTCATGCCTGCCCAGGATCCTGTGCCTCTTCTTGGGTCACCTCACCTTAACTAACAAAGCTGAGCTGTGCCTTGTGAGGCTGTGTGTGGTACTCACCTTGGAAAGGGACATCCACAAGTTTAGAGTGGTCCAGGGAGAGTCCATTTACCAAGCAGCGAGCATTGCGCCGTTCAGACATGATCTGAGGAATGaatggggggtgtgtgtgctCTGTTAGAGCTACATTGGCCCCAAAGCCCCCACCTCACTACCCACCAACTCGGCAACCCTACCCACACCCTTCTAGAGCAAAGGTGACAGCTAGTTCAGGGAGTGGAGGGGCCGTGCCTTGGAGCAGATCTCATGCAGGCTGGTGGCGATGTTCTTGGCAGGTGCCTCACAGCGAAACACGTGGCACTTGAGCATCTGGGTCAGCTTATCTCGAGCTACGTAGGCAAAGTCCCTGTTGGGGGAGGGTCACCTCAGTGTCTCCTAGAACCACCAAATGCCATGCCTGGCCACCATTCCACCCTCAACCTCCCTGTCCATGACAGTCTACAGGGTTTGCCCTGGTGTTCCGTAGGTCTGCCTTCAGGAGCTGGGGAGGCCAGAGGCAAGCATGCTGAGGTGGGGGATAAGGCCCAGCACAGCAGGTGGGGAAGGGACAGGGCACACGGTAAGGGAGCCTAGGTGCTTCGAAGCATCCGGTCCAGGAGTAGGAAGGGGCACAGTCAAAGCAGATGGACGTTAATACCTCTCTCTGGGTCCGGCAGCACAAGAGAGCCAAAGAGCAGATTAGAAAAAGGACTAACTGCTGGATGGATGAGCCTCCCCCACCCCGGCGACTCCTGTGCCCACCTTCCACTGTCCCGCCCAACGCCCCACACGCGAATGCTGACGATGGGCTGGGCATGCAGCAGTGTCTGGTTCTGTGGCTCCACCAACTTTAGCGTCTCATCCTCCAGCTGGAGCAGCAGATCCTTTCCCTGCAAACCCAGGAGGCGGGACTCAGTGGTACcctagtggggggtgggggggcagagcTCTGCCTTCTCCAGCAAAGGGGACATTGGCCACCACTGGGGAGGAGCAGGGCTTACTTAGCTGTCAGACTGCCCACCTGTGGGCCTTAGTCTAACAAAGGTTGTCCCAGGACTCTTATCCCCATCACTGTTAAGCAACCACTCCTCAGGGTGCCAGGCTGGAGttacacatccatccctcagAGTTGCTCCTTAAACCCATATACACCCCCATGTCCATCAGCCCTCTCGGAGACTAGTCAAATCCTTCATATCTCACAATTCGCTGCACACCCCCACGGTACCACCTCACCAGCTCAGGCCCTCacctctccccagcctccagaCATCGGATCATGTAGATTGTTTTTGTGGTAGGAGAGCTGGCGGATACAATTGTTGACTGCCACACTGCTGCGTCCTGGGGCCAGCTCCTCCTCAGTCATCTCTACCCAGCCTAGGGAGCGCACAGCGAAACACTGCCAGACACAGAAAAGGGTCGGGGTAGAGATCTGAGATGGAATTGGAGGTGCCTTGGGCACAGGACAGAGGAGCTCCTGACCTGGCACATAAAACATGTGAGACATTCTGAACTTAGATGGAAGGTCCCCAAACAAGACATGGTCCGAAGAGATGGCCTGCTGATCTAAGCCTTGAGAGTCCCTAAGAGGCCCTTGGGCCAACTGAGTTAAACACAGAAGCTGTCAGAAGACAGTTCAGTATACACACGGCCTTGCCTGAAACTGGTAAGAACTTGTTTGGGAGATTTGCTAAGACCACAGATGTCCTCAAAGCACAGCATGAGGTCTGTCCTCCACACAGAGTCCTGCTTACTAAATGGGTGTTGGTCTTGAACAAACCTTGATCCCTGGATTGGCGTTCCGTTGGGGCAGATTCTCCTCCTCTTGGGGCACTGGCTCTGGGCTGGAGGCAGATGGGAACACTTGACACAGCACCCTTAGTTTTAAGAATCCTCCCAATACCCCTTCCACATAGATCCAGTCTCGCCCTAGTCTGCTGCATCTGACTCACCTGAGGCTCTGAGCTGAGAAGGGCAATGTCCCCTCCTCAGGGTCCTTCAGTCCCAACTCCATTGGGGCCTCTTCACTGGGTTCATcctttgaaaagaaattaaagaatcaaGCCCAAAATGAAGTCCCCCTCTCCAGTAGCCCCCAGAGTGAAGCTGGTTTCTTTATTTACCTTCCAAAACTCTCCTTCCTCAAAGCCTTCTTGGTGAGCAAAGCCAGTCCAGGTGAGCTGGAGGAAGAATGGGTGTAGGGTGGTAGTTTCACCCTGTTCTAGAAGCACAGACCCTTCCACCCCTGGTGTGCAACAAGCCATTGAGCCTTACCTGGGACTCTTCTTGGGGACTGTTCCCCTGTGATGGGGAGGCCCGGCCTGGGGGTTCCCACTGGGTGGTCCCTGTTGGGATGTGCCAGTAGTAGGTCCCTGAGGTGTCTTGGACCCTCATCCATCCAGCCGGTAGATCGGAATCCGTCTCGAAAGCGTTGGGGTTCCAGAAGGAATCTGCCAGGTAGGAGGCTCAGTGAGGGTCAGCCCACCCAATAACCATCCAGCAGAGGGCCAGTCCCCTTCCCAAGACCCCAAGGCTGAGAAgaagaagctgggaaagggacATTATAATTCCTGCTTGCTTCTAGAGCCGGACACTTGAGTCACCACATTGAGAGCCACCAGTGGGGAGCATGGCTCAGGTCTCCTCTGCTGCTAGCCCTGCTGCTGCCTAATGTGGCcacatggagagaaagaagaaagcggagaggaaggaggaggaaagaaggaggccGAATGACCCAGATCACCTCCTCACACATCATGCATAGACATATGTCTAGTTATAAAAGGTGCACACACTGCCGGcttctgcacacatacacatgcacacagacccaCAATATATGTAAGCCCCACCACACACCTGCACAGCCCTAAACTGTGCACGGCGCACAGAAAATTCTGGAAGGCACCACATACAGGTATGCTTGTGAGTTCAGGGGCAAACAGACATAACAACACCAGTTATACACTTGTGTAGAgctatgtgtgcatatatagcTATAGATGCCAGCCCTGCTAACAGGTGTGTACATACAGCATTACCAAAACCTCCCAACATACATGTGagtaccacatgcacatacaggtgGGGAAACACTCAGATACAATGTATTATCAACCTCTGCCATGTCTGTGCACAtagcgggcacacacacacacacacacacacacacacacacacacacacacatataccatgcacACGCATAGACTCTGTATCTGTGATATATACCCCTCCTCTCCTAGATCTACAGCACTCCATCCTTGTCCCCGGATTATATGgcctcccctctgctctctttgCCAGCGCCATCCCACATCACACCAAGCCCCCTGGTGCCCCTCACCTGGACTGTTGTCCTGCAGGATGATGGCCAGGAAGAAGTCCTGGGAGAACATGGCGCTTACTCTCTGCCCCTCCggcctccaccctccctcctcgcATCCCCTCTAGCCCAGCCAGCTGGGCTCACAGCCTGCTGCTGGGCTGCAGAGAAAAGCTCATCCCGCCCCCTTCTCACCAGGGCAGAGCGTCTGCCAGGCAAGATCCTCCTCCGCCTGGAGTTCTCGAGGGAGGGGCCAAGACCACCATACTAGGGAGCCTCCTTGGGGGACGGAGATGGGTGAGGAAGAGGAGCTCATGAGACCCTAgctcttctgctcttctttccTTAACCAGGCTCCCCTCCCCAATTCTGAatctccaccccaccctccaccctccagtgGTGACATCAAAGCCTCAGTTAAGCCAGTCTTACAAACACCAGGAGGCTCAGCCTCTGGGGAATAGCTCAGCCACCTGGGGCCCGGCAGAATCTATAGGACTCAACATAAACAGGGTGTGGCTTCCAAACCCTCCGGGATCCTTCTCCTAGCTAGACTCTATCCAGCACTTTCAACTAAAGGGTGGTCTTTGAGGGCCGAAGCCCTAGCAAGCTTGAGGATTTGAGGTTTCCCAGCACCACCCCCCTCACCTGCCAGGGCCCAGCTTGGCTGCAGTGTCTCCTCGGCAACCGCAGCACCGGGATGGCTGGGAGTGCCCAGACTGCTGACGTGCTTCCCGTTACCAAGGAAACCAGGAATCCTGACTGGTCCAAGAGGCAGCACTGAGGGACAGGCAGTCTCTAAGATCCAGACTGCTGGGTACTAAGGCACAGAGGGGCTGGAAATAGGTTTGGCTATGCCAAGGTGTTTCCACACCTAATATGAGTTATTCCGACAAGGTGCTTCTCCATCCTCAGCCTGCAAATGAGGTAAGCACACAGACACCCAATGAAAGGGGCTCTTTTTGCCTATCCACCTGCTAGGCAGCCATCACTGTGTCTCCACCTTCTACTATCTGTCTACTGAGGTTCAGCAAATGTATGCTTTCCCCCAGATGTCCTCAGGACTATGCTGCTAAAACCTTCCAGGAACACTAACCCCAAGGGCCCTCACCCTCCACAGCCTGCCTGCCTCATGGTCCATCAGGCATTTCTGGAATCTGGGGGCCAGTTCACTGTTTCTCCTGACTGAGTCACTCACACGCACACCGATGCACACCGATCCATCTgccattcctgtcagcctgtgccTTCCTGCTTCAAAGAGCTTCATCCTTCCGATCTGTCCTGGAGGGGGCAGCTCCTCCCCCCTTGACCATCTGGGAGGCCCTTCTGGAGCTTGGCATCTCTCTCTCCAagcacctccccccacccccgggcctctgcttccacacacatgcattaatAGCACAACCACACACTTTCCTGCAGGCACTCACATGAATCCAAATATCCCTATGGCCCTTCCTCCATTCATCCACAAATGCCTTAGTGCCTTAGGCAGGCAAACTACTTTgctgctgctctctcctcccctcccccctgcaccACACCATTACTACAGACCATCACGTTTTAATCTGGATTACTGCAGAAGCCTCTCAACTggtttccttctgtctgtgctaCAGGCTGTACACTCTAGCCTGAATGATTCTTATGAGATGCCAAACTAATCAGGTCTCTCTCCAGCTTAATACTCTTAACTGCTTTCTCATTACCTTCAGGACAAAATCCAACCCCTCCACAGGTTTTATGTGCTGCTAAGAGCCCCTAGCTTTCTGCCTCTCAGCCTTGCCTCTGACAACTCCCCAGCTCCCTTATCTCCCTGCTAGGTTTCTAGCTATCACTCACTCCACCTTCAGACAAGCATAAAGGGAACTCTCACTACCGACCCTCTCTTCCGGACTCTCTCAGGCAGGCAGGGCACCCTCTACTCACCTCCTTATCACCACTGATTGTGTGTCAGTTTTCCCACTGTGAGTACCAGAGGGCGAGACCATCTTTacctttcttacacacacattctcagcATTTAGGCCAGGGCTTGCTCAGAGTGTCACTCCATCACAGGGAGTaaagttcattcattcatcattcattcatcattcactCACATAATTCACACAGTTCATTCAGTCAACAACTGCTTCACGGAAATCCtaaaatgggaaggaaaaagCAACTTTTGTTCCATCCTACCCCATTTCTACTGAGTAGAAATCTACCACTTGTAGCTCTCATGGTGGAAGCAACACAGCCAAGAGCCTTCCTCCCCTTGGGGCTGGCCTAACACCTGCATCCCACAACTCCACCAGGATTACTGTGCTGAGTCTCCTCTCACCCCTCCCATGGCCTCCCTGAGATCACTGGCCTTCCTCATCACCCTTCTGTCCCTTCCACCTCAAAGGACTGAAACCAGTCATGACTCCAGGAGCCACTAAGCAGCCAAGCCTCCATTTAGCCAGTGACAACCCCCGCCACACCCCCCAAGTCCAGGGTTGTAATCAGCGGAGCTGCAAGTCTCTAAGATACACTTATGTCCTGCACAGTGCTCTTGAATTAGCTGCTGAGCTGCTGGCATCTAGAAACCGAGATAGTTTATGTCAGCATCTAACTTTCAGtttgtacatttgtttttctccaaACTCAACCTAATAAGCAACCAACTTGAGCAATGCAGAAGATGGCCCCTTTACAGAGGATGGGGACATTGGCCATCAAAAGCCACCAACGtgacacaaagagaaacaattaGACTTTACCTTTGGTAAGGTACCACCTATGAGGTgtccttgaaaaaacaaaacgcCACTCAAGACTGAATCTGATAAAGGCTCTAGAATTATCTACTACAGCTATAAAATTATCTATTACAAGAAATCCAGAAGAGGGATATAttcaaaaacaggaagaaaggctaAAAAATCCACATCATAGAAAACTCAGGACAGAAAACGTGTGTACGTACAATCAGCAGAAAAATAAAGGGAGAACTTATACACATTTAAAGCCAGGTGTTTGGctcgtgcctataatcccagcctcCGAAGAGAGGGGCGAGGGACCACCACCAGTCTGAAGTcaacttggtctacacagtgcaCTGCAAGTCCCAGGTTAGCCAAAACTGCAACAAGATTTCCTAACCAAaacgaaagaaaggaaggaggaagtaaggaaagaaagaagggagagagggagagagggagggagggagggaaggagggagggagggaggggccggCAAGAATGCTCTtcaggcaaaggtgcttgctgccaagtctaatgacctgagttcaatctcctgAACCCACATGTTAGACGCAGAGAATCAGCTGAAAGTCATCCTCTGGTCTCCCCATGCATGAGCATGCATTTAAAACCAAgtcaaaccaaacccaaaagcaTAACCATAGCAGGACTATCTGGATATCAATCCACATAGTTCTCATCTTTGCAAAGGGCTAAGTGGGACAATTGTAAGACAGTGGGGAGAACATTAACATTCAGTGGACATCTGACATAGGAAGGAATCACAGTGTTTGTTtctatgaggttttttttttcttttagaaacatgcagataaatataagaaaatcacAGCTGGGTAtgtgggcatggtggttcatgcctataGCCCAGGACAGCATGGTGGAGACAAGGCAAAGTAGGGTCCATCtaggctacatagaaaaaaatattttttatatatatatgtatatatatatatgtgtgtgtgtattatatatgtatataatataatgtatatgtatgtatagtttataatataatgtatatatgatatataatataggTATATTtgtataggaatatatatatatgtatataaataaaatatatatatcctAGATGGGGCTCAGAAGTAGATAAGACATTGACACATTGAGATCATTATCACTGATGATTATTGAAACTGAGTGATGAGTAAGTCAGGCTTATTTCTCTGTTGTCTCCACTTCCGTAATGTGCTTGAAAACATTTAGTAGTTAGGCTTTTCAAAGAAGAGATGGGTGAAGCTCCAGAGTATCTGAAATGTATGTGCCTtaccagcaaccatctgtaaggtGTAGGCACTATTAGTACCTTAGAAGTGAAAGTCCTTGTCACTGCCTCACCATCTCTCTTCCAGGCACAGAACCCAGGTCATGCATGTTAAGCACGTGATCTAGCATTAACTTatctcacccccaacccccaaagcttTTCTTACATTCCCACCCTCAGATCTCCTGGGCTGTAGCTGTAGCAACAATAGAGAAATCTCTACTCTTTATAACATTGCTAAATGCAGAACTTCAACTTTATTAAATGGGTCACATCTAGTGATCAGTCTTTGTTCTCTAGTATCTCCCCAGAAGGAAGCATCAGTATATTCTTCCTTTGTCCCCTAACTTTTAGCCAGCATCTCAGTCCCAGCAAAATGGCATCTTTGCAATGGCT
Encoded proteins:
- the Apbb1 gene encoding amyloid-beta A4 precursor protein-binding family B member 1 isoform X5, which encodes MRVQDTSGTYYWHIPTGTTQWEPPGRASPSQGNSPQEESQLTWTGFAHQEGFEEGEFWKDEPSEEAPMELGLKDPEEGTLPFSAQSLSPEPVPQEEENLPQRNANPGIKCFAVRSLGWVEMTEEELAPGRSSVAVNNCIRQLSYHKNNLHDPMSGGWGEGKDLLLQLEDETLKLVEPQNQTLLHAQPIVSIRVWGVGRDSGRERDFAYVARDKLTQMLKCHVFRCEAPAKNIATSLHEICSKIMSERRNARCLVNGLSLDHSKLVDVPFQVEFPAPKNELVQKFQVYYLGNVPVAKPVGVDVINGALESVLSSSSREQWTPSHVSVAPATLTILHQQTEAVLGECRVRFLSFLAVGRDVHTFAFIMAAGPASFCCHMFWCEPNAASLSEAVQAACMLRYQKCLDARSQTSTSCLPAPPAESVARRVGWTVRRGVQSLWGSLKPKRLGSQTP
- the Apbb1 gene encoding amyloid-beta A4 precursor protein-binding family B member 1 isoform X4 — protein: MFSQDFFLAIILQDNSPDSFWNPNAFETDSDLPAGWMRVQDTSGTYYWHIPTGTTQWEPPGRASPSQGNSPQEESQLTWTGFAHQEGFEEGEFWKDEPSEEAPMELGLKDPEEGTLPFSAQSLSPEPVPQEEENLPQRNANPGIKCFAVRSLGWVEMTEEELAPGRSSVAVNNCIRQLSYHKNNLHDPMSGGWGEGKDLLLQLEDETLKLVEPQNQTLLHAQPIVSIRVWGVGRDSGRDFAYVARDKLTQMLKCHVFRCEAPAKNIATSLHEICSKIMSERRNARCLVNGLSLDHSKLVDVPFQVEFPAPKNELVQKFQVYYLGNVPVAKPVGVDVINGALESVLSSSSREQWTPSHVSVAPATLTILHQQTEAVLGECRVRFLSFLAVGRDVHTFAFIMAAGPASFCCHMFWCEPNAASLSEAVQAACMLRYQKCLDARSQTSTSCLPAPPAESVARRVGWTVRRGVQSLWGSLKPKRLGSQTP
- the Apbb1 gene encoding amyloid-beta A4 precursor protein-binding family B member 1 isoform X3, with amino-acid sequence MFSQDFFLAIILQDNSPDSFWNPNAFETDSDLPAGWMRVQDTSGTYYWHIPTGTTQWEPPGRASPSQGNSPQEESQLTWTGFAHQEGFEEGEFWKDEPSEEAPMELGLKDPEEGTLPFSAQSLSPEPVPQEEENLPQRNANPGIKCFAVRSLGWVEMTEEELAPGRSSVAVNNCIRQLSYHKNNLHDPMSGGWGEGKDLLLQLEDETLKLVEPQNQTLLHAQPIVSIRVWGVGRDSGRERDFAYVARDKLTQMLKCHVFRCEAPAKNIATSLHEICSKIMSERRNARCLVNGLSLDHSKLVDVPFQVEFPAPKNELVQKFQVYYLGNVPVAKPVGVDVINGALESVLSSSSREQWTPSHVSVAPATLTILHQQTEAVLGECRVRFLSFLAVGRDVHTFAFIMAAGPASFCCHMFWCEPNAASLSEAVQAACMLRYQKCLDARSQTSTSCLPAPPAESVARRVGWTVRRGVQSLWGSLKPKRLGSQTP